The following are encoded in a window of Amaranthus tricolor cultivar Red isolate AtriRed21 chromosome 2, ASM2621246v1, whole genome shotgun sequence genomic DNA:
- the LOC130807036 gene encoding protein MAINTENANCE OF MERISTEMS-like produces the protein MFKYIVIRRQYVYIFIVTFNHNIVSCYKSMFQGPEPAPLDWTIVRGPEGRFARGGPSSSAASERAGGSFVDNDPPRGRPSQSHALDTQTTAYYMAVIGSTLLADKTRTGMRPHPIVVVNDDEQDVAWGAVTLAFLYRQLGMASRAGCKTIAGCLTLLQTWIYEYFPAFRPHPRRDDVPNTTRAEMWTPKKVGRELDRLISFRKVLDSMTETQVEWTPYNCGAAALLNEHPRTTVIGGITCFDVVEVYLPERALRQIGFVQSIPPAPMRPAKALRPAHGTYSVTFPSSAAAFVEAWSRFPYSGRLVEQGLRRANVPSETEPNYVEWFRVCSHPYISRDELLASGPGPGQSRCDYFAKEWASRFCPVARLPTRLADLNSRQRHALEIYLNDCRELYDQWQTDQGQGPE, from the exons ttccaaggtcCTGAGCCTGCCCCATTGGACTGGACTATAGTTCGTGGCCCCGAAGGCAGATTTGCCCGTGGCGGCCCTAGTTCTTCCGCCGCATCTGAGCGTGCAGGAGGaagttttgtcgataatgaTCCGCCACGgggcaggccctcaca GTCGCATGCCTTGGATACCCAGAccacagcgtactacatggctgtcatcggctctaccttgttggcggataagaccaggactggcatgcgacctcacccgatagttGTCGTCAACGACGATGAACAGGACGTAGCTTGGGGTGCGGTGACtttggcgttcttgtacaggcagctcggaatggcatctagggctggttgcaagaccattgctggatgcctcacattgctccagacatggatctatgagtacttccctgctttccgccctcatcctcgccgagatgATGTGCCAAACacgactagggcggagatgtggacgcCGAAGAAAGTAGGTCGTGAGCTGGACAGGTTGATATCATTCCGCAAGGTTCTGGACTCAATGACAGAGACTCAG GttgaatggactccctacaattGTGGAGCTGCTGCGttgctgaatgagcacccacgcaccacagtcatcgggggtatcacctgctttgatgttgtggaggtgtatttgccggagcgggcattgcgacagattgggttcgtgcaGTCTATTCCTCCAGCTCCTAtgagaccagccaaggctcttcgaccggcacacggaacctactccgtgacctttccttcttctgctgCTGCATTTGTGGAggcgtggagtaggttcccctacagTGGCCGCCTTGTTGAGCAGGGACTTCGACGGGCTAATGTTCCTTCAGAGActgaacctaattacgttgaaTGGTTCAGAGTTTGCTCGCACCCGTACATATCCCGAGACGAATTGCTGGCTTCCGGTCCTGGTCCTGGTCAGAGCAGATGTGATTAC TTCGCGAAAGAATGGGCCAGTCGATTCTGTCCAGTGGCAAGACTACCTACGCGGCTTGCGGATTTGAACTcccgtcaacgacatgcgttagaaatataccttaatgattgtagagaaTTATATGATCAATGGCAAACTGATCAAGGGCAAGGCCCTGAATAG
- the LOC130806600 gene encoding maltose excess protein 1-like, chloroplastic encodes MVVAVATPAVSQFLLRPFRLSPSIPSYTPFRLPHYSSLSTIFHFKSHHHNGSSSSMFLISNNHCSSPSSLNVRQQFKPVAALGSDLPHPIQPEEETAKAIKQWDWWTAKFAAAANIPFLILQLPQILLNARNLTAGNYSALSAVNWLGSLTGLLANLSLLSYFAKKKEREAMIIQCLGVVTTYIVITQLKMAGAMPFPYFFLTSLVVGTGLISNFLNYCGMLPSIIWGIWEDFITVGGLSVLPQVMWSTFVPYIPNSMLPGVVSFALAMVAVVMARTGKLSEDVVKSYKAISGWTATLLFMWMPIPQLWTNYLNPDNIKGLSALSMLLAMTGNGLMIPRALFTRDFMWFLGSSWASFLYGWGNLICMYLCGSVTREFFLATTVGLFIWIGLAFWKDSEAYGHSSPMRSLKELVIGS; translated from the exons ATGGTAGTTGCTGTGGCAACACCAGCAGTATCCCAGTTTTTGCTGCGGCCTTTTCGGTTATCGCCTTCTATTCCTTCTTATACACCGTTTAGGTTACCTCATTATTCATCACTTTCCACCATATTTCACTTTAAGAGCCATCATCACAATGGCAGTAGTTCTTCAATGTTTTTGATCAGCAACAACCACTGTAGTAGCCCATCTTCTTTAAATGTCCGTCAGCAGTTCAAGCCTGTTGCTGCTCTTGGTTCTGATCTTCCTCATCCTATTCAACCT GAAGAGGAAACAGCCAAGGCCATTAAGCAATGGGATTGGTGGACGGCAAAATTTGCAGCAGCAGCCAATATTCCATTTCTCATCCTTCAGTTGCCTCAGATTTTGCTCAATGCTCGTAATCTTACAGCTGGCAACTATTCTGCTCTTTCGGCAGTTAATTGGCTG GGTTCGCTAACTGGTTTGCTTGCGAATCTTTCATTACTTTCGTACTTTGCCAAGAAAAAGGAGAGAGAAGCAATGATAATCCAGTGCTTGGGAGTTGTTACCACTTATATTGTCATTACACAGCTAAAAATGGCTGGGGCAATGCCCTTTCCTTACTTTTTTCTAACCTCTTTAGTAGTTGGGACTGGGCTTATCTCCAATTTCCTCAATTACTGTGGCATGCTTCCATCTATTATCTGGGGTATTTGGGAGGATTTCATCACTGTTGGCGGGCTTTCTGTTCTTCCACAG GTTATGTGGTCTACATTTGTTCCATATATTCCAAACAGCATGCTGCCTGGGGTTGTATCTTTTGCTTTAGCCATGGTAGCAGTTGTCATG GCTAGAACGGGTAAACTCTCTGAGGATGTTGTCAAATCTTATAAAGCAATCTCAGGCTGGACAGCTACACTTCTCTTCATGTGGATGCCAATTCCGCAATTG TGGACAAACTACCTGAATCCTGATAACATAAAAGGCTTGTCGGCTTTATCAATGTTGCTTGCAATGACCGGAAATGGACTAATGATTCCACGTGCACTTTTCACACGTGATTTTATGTG GTTTCTTGGTTCATCATGGGCATCTTTTCTTTATGGCTGGGGGAATCTCATCTGCATGTACTT GTGTGGCAGCGTCACTCGGGAATTTTTCTTAGCTACCACAGTGGGTTTATTTATCTGGATAG GACTTGCGTTCTGGAAGGACAGTGAGGCATACGGACATTCATCTCCCATGAGATCGTTAAAGGAGCTGGTAATTGGGTCATAA